The genomic stretch ACGACCTCGAGAATCTGTCTTTGACGCTTCCTCGGTACCAACTGAGCCATCGCACATTGCTAAAATTTCTGCGACTTCGTCATCGGTTAGGTAACGCCATTTACCATTTGGAATGCCATCTAGAGAGATGTTCATGATGCGTACGCGGCGAAGTTTAAATACTTCGTAGCCGAGTGCTTCACACATACGGCGTATCTGACGGTTTAGGCCTTGCGTCAAAACAATACGGAAAGAGAACTTGGTTTCTTTCGTAACTTTACAAGGGAGCGTTACGGTATCGAGGATTCGAACACCACTCGACATCTGTTTTAGGAATTCGTCCGTAATCGGCTTGTCGACACGCACCACGTATTCTTTTTCGTGGTTGTTACCAGCGCGCAGAATCTTGTTCACAATGTCGCCATCGTTAGTCAAGAAGATCAAACCATCCGAAGGTTTATCGAGTCGACCAATTGGGAAAATACGCTTTTTGTGACCGATGAAATCGACGATATTGCCGGGGATATCACGCTCAGTCGTACAGGTGATGCCTGTTGGCTTGTTGAGGGCGATATAAATCGGCTTTTCTTTTGAAGCGACAGGCTTGCCATCAACACAAACGTCGTCACCAGGTAGTACTTTAGTGCCCATTTCTGGCTGTTTGCCGTTAATGGTCACTCGACCTTCTTCGATCAGTTTATCGGCAGCGCGACGTGAGCAAAAGCCCGTTTCGCTGATGAATTTATTTAAGCGTTTCGCGTTGTCTTGTGACATATCGGTCTCCTAACGTTTCACAACGGCGGTGAATTTGATGACCCTTCCCGCGAGTGGGAAGGGGAAATAAGGTCGGGCATTCTAGCACCGAGGAGAAACTTAACCTAACCGTTTTTGATGACGTTCGCGGTTTTCTAGTTTCTTGTCTGCGCTTTTTCTTAGCAATACATAAACAGCACCACTGCCACCGTGAAAGCGTTGTGCACTGTGCACGCATTGCACTTCTTTTATTTGTTGTAACCAACTGCTGACGAAGCTTTTCATTAATGCTGGTGGATTCGAACGTTCTCCACGGCCGTGCACAATCACAACAGTACGAATATCCATGGAGATACATTGCTTTAAGAACTTCACTACTTCATCACGCGCTTCTTTCAGCGTTTTACGATGCAAGTCTAAACGGGCTTGGATAGGGTACTTGCCAAGGCGAAGTTTGCGAAATACACCATCTTGAACACCATCTCGTTTGAACTCGACGAAGTCATCGGGTTTGAGCATTTCTGCATGATCGAGAGAAAGGTATTCTGGGTCATCTTCGGTGAGCCAAATCGCTGCTTCGCGTTTGGCAATATGTGCATCAGTCACTTGGTGGACTTTTTTGTGTTCAGCAGTGTCTTGGTTGATTGGCTTAACATCGCCCATCATCTGTTGAAACAGTTCAAAATCGTCATCGTGAGACATAGTGGCAATCTCATAAGAACAGGATAGGTAGATAGGATTATATCAACGAGATGTGGCAGAAGATCAAATAAAAAACCGGAGCAGGCAAGTAACCGGCTCCGGTGCAAAGCGTTTCTAGAGCTAAGCGAGATCTAGTGAGGAGATTTGTCGTTCATGATCTTATAGATGAAGAAACCGCCGTAAAACAGCATCAGACCAAATGCCCCAAAGATTACTATCATTGACGATAGACCCACTGCATTACCAAATAGGAGATCAAGCCAAAAGTCCATATGTTTCCTCCAAGATATTCCCGACAGGCATAAAACTAAATGGCGGTGTTTTTTTGCACACTGATCTGGATCAATTATGTTGCTAAGGTTAATAAACTGTGTTTTATTGTGGGTTATCAATCACATTTTACGTGCTAGTGTTCAGTTATTCATCAAACGAATTAAGACATTACGTTTTTTTGCAAAAAGCACTTGCGTCTCCGATCAGAATCCGTAATATACGCATCGTTGACGGGGACAAGACCCCAGTTAAACATCTCGGTGAATAGCGCAGCTTGGTAGCGCATCTGGTTTGGGACCAGAGGGTCGGGGGTTCGAATCCCTCTTCACCGACCATTTTTAGAAAGCCTGCTCAATGAGCAGGCTTTCGTCGTTCTAGCGCTAGCAATTTTAGAGGTCAATGGTATAGAGCTAAATAGGGTTTGCCTGAAGTTAGAACATAGCTCTTCATCGACCATATTAAGAAAAAGGCTCTACAGAAATGTAGAGCCTTTTTCGCATGTGTAATGATGGTTTTGGCTGGGTTTTAAATATTGCACTTTGCTTTGCGTGTTTTACCAAGCGGGGTAATTTCAAATCCCCGTTGTGCGAGCAAATCGATAAGGTTGTCTTTCCCCACCAGATGCAGACTTCCAACCACAACGGTGTAGCGACCTGACTTTTTAGGCAGCACACTGCCAGTATCGAGTTTTTTCGCCCAATCACGGTTACGAGAATATAAGAACGCTTCGTTAAAATCTGCCGTCGCTTTGTCTGTTAAAGATGCCTCTTCCAGCATACTGCCATCACCACTTTTCCAGCTTTCTATCAAACACTGTACCAGCTTGTCACCACCTTCGTATTCGTCTATCGAGGACTGCAGCATTTCTTGCCCACCATTTGGCTGACCAGCAATAAGATCGATTTGAAACTGCACCGATTCTAACGAGAGGACTGGCAGGTGCTTTTTCTCAGCTAAACCAATTAGATGCATGTCTACACCTTTGTCCGATACGTAGCCAAGCTTATTGACTAGCGCGAGTTGGATGGTCAGAGCTGCGGTCCAAGGTGGCGCATTGAGAAGTTGCGCTTCTGCCATGCCTAGATCTTTGGCGATGTTCACTAACAGTTGGCGTTGAGTTTTGTCGAGTACGTCTTTAGAGAGAATCGAACTCACTGGGTACACCACACCTTCAGAGCTTCTTACATCGGCCTCAATAATTAAGCCCGAGCTTTGTTCCAAAAACTTAGTGATGTTTTTCGGAAGTGGATACATGCTTTTATCACCGACATGTACGGAGCCGATAATCATGTATTCCGTGTCGCCTTTTTTAGCTCGCCAGTGTTGAGGCTCAGCGTAGGACGAAAAGGAGGTAAAGATAACAATAAGAGATGACATCAGTGTCATTAGGCGAAACATAGTTTTTATCCTCGGCTGAATCTTATGGTGAGACTCTGATTTCAGCATCTACAACTCACGGGGGATATTACTTTATACCCAAATAAAGCTTAGACACCAGAGCTCACTTTAAAACTATTTTTTGCAACGATTGGATAGACCAACCAATCGACAAAAACGTCATTTCAAACAGTATTGACGAGTTTTGACACGATAAAAATGAGATTGACTTCACGAAAGCTAAATTGGTGAGTTTGTTATTAATGGTTCACAAAATAATCAGATGTGATCCGAATCCTACAAAGTCATACCAAATCAATTGGAATCGGTGATTTAGATCGCAACAAACTCGTCAAAATAAGTTGTTCGATTTTGACGTTGGTTGTAAGTGTATGAAATAAATACGTTTATATTTTTTCTTGGTGAGTGGAGTTTGAGCTGGATCACTTCTTACTTTTATTTATTTTACGCTTAGAAATAACTGCTTGTATGTTGAATGACATTGTTGAGCACCACAGATTTGGGTGCTTTTAAATTGCGTAATTGTCGTTTTGAACCACTGACTTTTTGGGGAAAGTAAGATGTTGAAACCTAGTTTGATTGCTGCTTCTGTTATTGCAACACTAGCAGGTTGTTCTGCTCTGCAAAGCTCTGAGCAACAAGTTGTAAATTCACTGGCTGATAACCTTGATATCCAGTATCAAGTGCTCACTAACCATGGTGCTAATGAGGGGCTGGCATGTCAGGATTTGGGCGCTGAGTGGGCATCTTGTAACAAGGTCAACATGACGCTAGTAAACCAAGGCGAAGCAGTTAACTCAAAAGATTGGGCGATCTACTTTCACAGCATTCGTTTGATCCTAGATGTCGACAATGAACAGTTTAAAATCTCTCGCGTAACGGGTGATCTACACAAACTTGAACCAACTGATAAGTTTGATGGTTTTGCAGCGGGTGAAGAGGTGGTTCTTCCTCTGATCGGTGAATACTGGCAGCTTTTTGAAACAGACTTTATGCCGGGTGCATTTGTTGCAGCGCCAAACGCTGAACCTAAAATGATCGCTTCTCTCAATACTGAAGATGTGGCTTCTTTTGTCACTGGTCTTGAGGGTAATAACCTAAAACGTACACCAGATGACAACAACATCTTTGCCAGTGCGGTATCGCGTTTCGAGAAGAACGACGACTTAGTTAAACAAGACGTCTCCACGACGTTGTTACCAACGCCAATGCACGTTGAGGCGGGCAAAGGCAAAGTCGATATTACAGAAGGTATTGCGCTGCCTAAAGACGTATTTGATGCGGCTCAGTTCGCAGCGATTCAAGATCGTGCAGAAGTGGTAGGTGTGGATGTTCGTGGTGATCTTCCTGTAAGCATCACTGTTGTTCCTGCAGACTTCACCGGTGAATTAGCAAAATCGGGTGCTTACGAAATGAGCATCAACGGCGACGGTATCGCGATTAAAGCATTTGATAAAGTGGGTGCTTTCTACGCGGTACAATCTA from Vibrio parahaemolyticus encodes the following:
- a CDS encoding DUF3149 domain-containing protein translates to MDFWLDLLFGNAVGLSSMIVIFGAFGLMLFYGGFFIYKIMNDKSPH
- a CDS encoding TraB/GumN family protein; this encodes MFRLMTLMSSLIVIFTSFSSYAEPQHWRAKKGDTEYMIIGSVHVGDKSMYPLPKNITKFLEQSSGLIIEADVRSSEGVVYPVSSILSKDVLDKTQRQLLVNIAKDLGMAEAQLLNAPPWTAALTIQLALVNKLGYVSDKGVDMHLIGLAEKKHLPVLSLESVQFQIDLIAGQPNGGQEMLQSSIDEYEGGDKLVQCLIESWKSGDGSMLEEASLTDKATADFNEAFLYSRNRDWAKKLDTGSVLPKKSGRYTVVVGSLHLVGKDNLIDLLAQRGFEITPLGKTRKAKCNI
- the rluF gene encoding 23S rRNA pseudouridine(2604) synthase RluF; the encoded protein is MSQDNAKRLNKFISETGFCSRRAADKLIEEGRVTINGKQPEMGTKVLPGDDVCVDGKPVASKEKPIYIALNKPTGITCTTERDIPGNIVDFIGHKKRIFPIGRLDKPSDGLIFLTNDGDIVNKILRAGNNHEKEYVVRVDKPITDEFLKQMSSGVRILDTVTLPCKVTKETKFSFRIVLTQGLNRQIRRMCEALGYEVFKLRRVRIMNISLDGIPNGKWRYLTDDEVAEILAMCDGSVGTEEASKTDSRGRNIRKATDAKLFDSREENQGSTARRNQKTRTFRGNNADEFRHAPNSKKGQQKRRQRDDESSRPAKEHYKAKPQGERAKPQGEHGRPQNKPQTPSKPKQHYVNPNTTSKPAKRTSGTLSLKK
- the smrA gene encoding DNA endonuclease SmrA — protein: MSHDDDFELFQQMMGDVKPINQDTAEHKKVHQVTDAHIAKREAAIWLTEDDPEYLSLDHAEMLKPDDFVEFKRDGVQDGVFRKLRLGKYPIQARLDLHRKTLKEARDEVVKFLKQCISMDIRTVVIVHGRGERSNPPALMKSFVSSWLQQIKEVQCVHSAQRFHGGSGAVYVLLRKSADKKLENRERHQKRLG